The Natrinema sp. DC36 genome includes the window CCGCGATCGGCCGATCGGTCGCCGCTCCCGAGGGCGAGGCCGCCCCCGATGCCGACTGCGTCTCCGCGTCCTCGAGCGCGTCCTCGACGCGGCTTCGGGTGTCGGAACCGCCGCCGGGCTCGATCCACGTGTCACCGGAGAGCGTCGCCAGTCCGGTTCGGTTGCCGTTCTCGAGCGAGGCGACGACGCCGCGGGAGGCGGCGTAGAGCGTCAGGTCAAACGAATCCGGCCCGCCGCCGGGGGCGTCGCGATGCACCGACGCGCGGTCGTCGATCACGAACACGATCGTCACCGCCCGCTCCTCGCGGTATTCGACGGTCGCGAGATCGCCCGTCCGGGCGAAGCGGTGCCAGTCGATCCGGTTCATCGGATCGCCGCGGCGGTACTCCCGGGTCGAGAAGAACTCGACGCCGCTCCCGCCGTCGTCGGTCGGCGTCTGGCCGACGTACTGGATCGTCCGATCCTGAAACGGGAACGAGTCGAGCAGCGTCTCGCAGGTGAACCCGGTCTCGCCGGCGGGTTCGACCTCGTCGGTCGTCACCACCGTCGCCGACAGCGACCGACAGCGGACCGTCGGCGTTCCGAACTCGTACTCCCCGCGCGGCGGCGTGAGTTCGTACTCGTGGGTGACGGTCTCACCGGGCCGAACGGCCGTCGCAAACGCGGGCGAGCCGCTCGTTACCGGCACGTCCGCGGGCGGGTTATCGACGACGCGAACGTCCGACGCGACCCGGTCGCTCTCGTTCGTCACCGACAGCGTCACCGTCACCGACCGACCCGGTCGCACGCGGGCGTCATCGAGCGCCCGCTCGAGGCGCAGGCCGGCATCGGAACCGCCGCCGCTCTCGGCACCCGCTTGGGCGTCATCGGGAGCGTCGGCGTCGGCAACCGCTTCGTCCTCGCCACCGTCGAGATCCGGAACCGAACTCACCTCTCCGACGAGGGCGAATCCGAGCGCCACGACGCCGAGGAAGAGCAGGGACGGGAGTCCGAGCACGACCGCGAGCAGCGCGGTTACCAGCGTGACGACGAGCGCGCCGTGCCAGCGCGCTTGGCGGATCGCGTCCGTCACGCTGTGCCCTCCGTGTCGGCCGTCTCCGTCCGCTCGGTCGCCGACGTCGCCGCCGGTGCCGCGATCGACGGCGTCGACTGCACCCGATCGATCTCGTCGATCGCGTGCTCGAGGCTCCGGACGACCGGATCGGCCGCGCTGACGAGATCGAACAGCCAGAGCCACAGCGGCGTCGACGGGCCGTCCGGGCCCCCGAGGAAGGCGGCCGCGCGGGGGTCGTCGGTCCACGAACCGGCCTCGATCGCGGCCATCGCGTCGTCTTCGGTCAGCCCGGCCCGGTTCGCGTAGGCGGTCGCGGCGATGGGGCGCAGCGATTCGACGAGCCGTCGGCGGGCGTCCTCGCGCGTCGACCGCGACTCGTCGTCGTAGGC containing:
- a CDS encoding DUF58 domain-containing protein, whose translation is MTDAIRQARWHGALVVTLVTALLAVVLGLPSLLFLGVVALGFALVGEVSSVPDLDGGEDEAVADADAPDDAQAGAESGGGSDAGLRLERALDDARVRPGRSVTVTLSVTNESDRVASDVRVVDNPPADVPVTSGSPAFATAVRPGETVTHEYELTPPRGEYEFGTPTVRCRSLSATVVTTDEVEPAGETGFTCETLLDSFPFQDRTIQYVGQTPTDDGGSGVEFFSTREYRRGDPMNRIDWHRFARTGDLATVEYREERAVTIVFVIDDRASVHRDAPGGGPDSFDLTLYAASRGVVASLENGNRTGLATLSGDTWIEPGGGSDTRSRVEDALEDAETQSASGAASPSGAATDRPIADGGEGMTDSRSDGSSLAVDLERRLPQRAQVVFCTPLSDEGAVDLVETLRTRGRAVTVVSPDVTTGVTSTVTTGMRIAGLQRANRVDALRGLGATVVDWQLEDPLSVDLARAFRVGSGRSGGGSP